DNA from Streptomyces sp. Edi2:
GGTCGGCATGGTGGTCACCGCCGAGCAGTTCCACCAGATCAACACGCCCGAACACCGGAGCGAGCTGCCGTCGACCAGCGTGCCAGTGACCGTGACCGCCATCCAGGAACTGGAGGACGCGGTCACCATCACCGGCACGAGCCTGGCCGACGTGCTGCGCGCGAGCGCCGCCGACGGTGGCGCGGCGCTGCGGCCGCTCTTCCAGGGATACAAGTTCCTGGATCACAACGCGGTTCTGGAGCAGGGCTGGTCGGCCATTCCGTTCGCGCGGCCCCGAGGCCCCGGCAGGGGGCCAGCCCGGTGACACCGTGCGCGAATGGGGCGCCCTGTCCGGGGGGACACCACGTCCGGCGCCCTCGCCGTCGAACGTGCCGACCACTCGATTCCCGCGGTCAGGCCGCCCCCTCGTCGACGGCCTGACCGTGTGAGCAGGCATGATGCTCTTCATGAAGGACGAGGAAGCACCTGCCCCGGCGCTGACCCCGGCCGCAGTGCGACGGCGGTTCGCCGCTGCGGCGTGGGGGTCGGCCATCGCCTGGCCGATACTCACCGCCGCCGTCTCCCCCCTGCTCATGTGGTGGATGGACATCAGCTGGGACGAGATGCTGACCGCCGACTTCGCCGCGTCGGCCCTCCTCCCGCTCGTCCCGGTGACCCTCTACTTCGCCGTCGACGCGGCGCGCACCGTACGCAGGGAGCAGCAGGAGGTCGCCGAGAACGCGCTCGTCCTGGTCGCCGCTGCCCGGTCCGGCGACCCGTCGGACCTACGGAACAGCGCACGCCATTTCGGCAACTCCCTGTTGCAGGCCAGGAGCGCGTTCAACACGCGTGTTCTTCCACGGCAGGCCACTCTGCGCTTCGCTCGCGGTGTCCTCGGCGAGGCAGAGGCCGCTCAGCTCAGTACCGCGTCCCTGGAGGCCGTCGGGGAGCTGGCCCAGATGAAGGCATAGCCGGCGCTGCCCTGCTTCGAGGCTCGGAGCCAGCACAGCATCCGAGGGTGCCCCGCCTCGCGAGGCGTACGCGCGCCGGCATCCGTTGCCGCCGGCCAGGCGGATTTCGCGAACGCCACCGGCCGTGCAGCGTGGGTGCCTCAGCGCTGTGCGGTCAGTTGCTGGTCGAGGGGTTGACGGCGTTGCGGATGGCCATGTCCACGGCCCGTTCGCCCGCGAGTTCGTAGTAGTAGCGGGCGCTGCCGGGATGCTCGTGCAGCACCCCGGCGAGGATCCGGGCTGCCTGGCCGTGCAGACGGCGCAGCCAGTCCCGCGTCGCGATCTGCTGGTCGAACTCGTTGGACGCCTCGTCCCAGGTGCACATGCCGCGGGCGGCCTCCTCCAGGAGGTCCCACTGCTCCGCCTCGGCAGCGTGGCGGGCGACGCCGCGCAGCCAGGCGATGGCCCGCTTGGACTCGTTCCAGTGCGGCCAGCCGGTGCCGTCGCCCCGGACGTGAGCGGTCATCGCCTCCACCAGGGTGCGGGTCTGCTCGGGGTGGTCCAGCAGGAGCGGCGCGGCCGTGTCCATGTCCAGGCCGGGCAGGACGTCCAGGTAGAGCTCGTAGTCGTCTCCGTGGTCGGCGGCCAGAGCCAGGAGCCGGCGGGCGGCGTCGGTGTCTCCCTCCTGGGCCGCCGCCAGGACCTGGTGGGCCCGCGCGACGGGCAGGTCGATCTGCGGTGCAGTCTCCTGCTCGACCAGGTCGAGGAAGTCGGCGATCGTCTGCGGGCGCTGGAGCGGATCGCGGTAGGTGCACCGCCGGACGACGCCGCGCCAGGGCCCGGCCGGCAGCAGCGGCACGTTCACCTCCGGGGGAAGGCCGGTGAGCAGCCAGCCGATGACCTTGCCCAGGCTGTAGATGTCGCTGGCGGGCGTGGCGTTGTGCGGATCGACGGACAGCTCGGGGGCGCCGAACTCGACGGTCCCGATCGTGGTGCCGGTGCGCTTGGGGTTGGTTGTCTGCCCGCGGGGACGGCGCACGATGCCCCAGTCGCCGAGGACCCACCGGCCGTCGAGGAGGAGGATGTTGGCGGGCTTGATGTCGCGGTGCAGGTAGTCCAGGCGGTGGGCGTCGGCCAGGGCGGAGGCGACCGCGTCGACCAGGGCCCGCAGTTGCGCCTCGTCGCGCTGCAGCTCGGGCTGGAGGCCTTCGGCGGTGTTCTGGGCCATCGGCATGACGAACCACTCGGCCCGGGGGCTGGAGTCGAGGACGGGCATCACGTGGCGGTTGGCGCCGAGCTTCTGCGCCACCTCGATCTCGCGCAGCATCCTCGCGGTCAGGTTTTCGCGCAGCGAGCGCGGCTTCTTGAACGCGACGACGGTGCCCGTCTCCTTGTGCACGGCCTCGTGGACGATGCCCATGCCGCCCTGGCCGTCCGGCAGCGGGAACTTCTGCAGGGCGTAGTCCTTCTTCACCCCGCGGGCCTGGCGGCGCACCGCGTCGTATGGGTCGGCGGCCGGCGGTGGCGCGAGGTCCCCGGCCGTTGGTGCGTTGGCGGGGACGTGGCCGGTGATCTTCATGAGGACGGGGTGGACGGCGTTGACGTCGTTGGTCGGCAGGGATCCCAGCAGGTACGCGGGGCCGCCCGCCGGGCTCTGGAGGAGCCCGTGGACGTCGCCGAGCTGCACCTCGGCGACCACGTCGCTGGTGCGGCCGGCCGCGTCGAGGGCGTGCACTTCCACGCCGACCCCCGAGCCGGAGCGTCCGGCCACCAGGACGGTGCCGCCGCCGCTGTATGCGAGATGTCCCGGGTAGGACACCGGAGTCAGCATCCAGCTCTCGCGTCCCCGGGCGCTGGTGCTGACGGCGAGGTCGACGACGGCGCTGTGTCCGCCGGCGGCGAGGAGGAAGCGACGCTCGCCGAGCCAGGCGGCCGAGCGGACCGACGCGTCGAAGTCGAGGGAGAACCGCTGCTGGTCGCCCACCTGCTGGGCGAGCCGCGTGAGGGCCAGGGTCGAGCCGGTGCCGGCGCCGAGGGTTGCGCCGGATCCGGACAGGACCCACACGCTCGCGTCGGGGCCGAGCAGCAGGTTGGCGTTCGCCTCGAATCCGCCGCCGGCCGCCTGCAGTACGCCCTCGCGCCACCTCACCACCGCCGGCCCGCACAGCACCCACACCGTGCCGTCGGGCAGCACCGCGGCATCACCGTGGACGCCGGGAAGTGGCAGCCGCCACCTGGTCCCTCCCCGCTGCAGGTCCACCTCGGCCAGACCGGTTTCGGTGGTGATCAGCGCGCGGTTCGCGGACTCCCAGGCCAGCCCGGTCGGCCGCAGCGGCCAGGACTCGCCCGCCATGACGACAGAGAGGTCGATGCCCGCCGCCGGGCGGGACGGCACGCTCGCCGCCCCGGCCGGGCGGGCCGCCAGAGCCAGTACTGGGGCCTGTTCTGGAGGCTGTTCCAGCAGGAGCTCGTGCAGCAGGGTGTGCGGCGGCCGCGGCGGGCGGAAGGCCGCGCGGATCAGGGACGCGAGGGATACGAGGTCGCACACGGCGGCCTCGAGATGGTCACGGTCCAGGAGAACGCCCTGCGTCGACAGGGCGCTGCTCACGGCGTCGTCCATCTCCTGGCCCGTGACCCTCGCGCAGATCAGGATCCATCGCACCCCCGGCCCGAGGTCGCGTTCGCGGGCGCGCACCGCGTCGCGGGCCGCCTCGGGCGCGTCGTCGCCGGCCGCGGCCGACACGGTGATCGCGTAGTCGCGTCCGGCGAGTTCGAAGAACACGGCCGGCTCGTCGGGTGATCGGTGGGCGAGGGTCGCGTCGGGGTCGGTGCGCCGGATCAGCGCCGCGACCACCTCGACCAGGAGCCGGTAGCGGTCCTGCGCCGGTAGTTCGTCGCTGTGGACCTGGCCGTACTCGGCCAGCAGCTCCCGTACGTCCTCCATCGCCCCGCCCGTGCATCGTGCCGGCCCCGGGCTTCGTGCCCGCCGCGGTGATTGTCCCGCACGGCAGGGCGCGACGTGCGCGATCACCGGGATCCTCCAGCCACCCGCGGACCGCTCCGGGCCCTGCTCGCCGTCGGCGTCCCGCTCCCCTGGCGCTGGTGCCGGGCGGTGACGGTGAGCGTGACGGCGTCAGGGTGCCGGGGGTGCGCTGCGCCTGTGGGGATATCCCGGCGGTTCGGGGTCGATGATGCCGAGCGCGCACCCCTGCGCGACGGCCTCGTAGAGGGTACGCGCGCGGAGATGGATCTGCGCGCGATGCAGGAGCCGGCCCGCGGTCTCGGGCCGCACCCTGAGATCCTCGGCGACCTCCAGATGGTGCTGGCCGCTCGCGAGGAGTCGGAGCGCGGCCAGTTCGTGCTCGGTGAGCTGCGGATGCCACCGCAGGATCGGCCGGGCGATGTGCGGGTGTTCGGTCTCCACGCCGTAGCCGGCGGCGCGCAGGCGCTCGGCCACCTCTTCGGCGACCGCGACCGACCGATGGCGGCCGCCCCCGCACACCACGTGCAGGTCGACGCGCCGGCCGGTCCTCGCCTGACCAAGGAGCGCGAGCGCGCGGCGGGTGCTGCGGTCGATGAGGCGCTCCGCTCCGGGCGAGCTGAGGACGTAGGCGCGCACCTCGGGATCCAGGCCGGTGGAGTGGAGCATCCGGTCGCGCATGGCCGGGTCCTCGGGCGGGTTGCGCAGCGGGCGGGCATCCACGCGGAGCGCGTCGCCTCGGGGTGCGTCGTGGTGGCCTTCTCCGTAGCTGATGATCACGGTCTGGATGAGGGCATGCGGGGACTGGGAGCCCATAAGGTCGCTGGTCATGCGGTCAGTCTCGGATCAACTCGGTTGGTCGTGAAGGGTGTTGGGCGCGTTGCCTGTTGCCTCTTTCTGCGGGGCAGCGACTTGGGCTCATGCCGCCTGCGCGGGTGGAGCGGCCGAGCCCTACGGGGCGGGTGGGGTCGACGGTGTCCCGGCCGCGCCTTCGAACTTCGAGGAGTTCGCGCACGCTGCGCGCCGGGCGGTGGTGGCCGGGCCGTCGGGCAGAGGGCCGCCCCATGCGCGTTCGCTGAGGAGACCGGGTTCTGCCGGCCGGACCGTTCGCGGGTCGACGGCTTCCAGGGGCGCGCGCCGGCGGCGGACGGCGAGGCACGGTCTTCGCTGCGGTCGGTCGGCAGGAGCCAGAAGATGCGCCGGTCGTAGCGGCCGGAGTCCCTACTTCAGTCCCTCGGGCATCGTCGCAGCTCAGTGGGCGTGTGGCGCGGTGCTCAGGGACAGACAGGGACTGAGTTCCGCAATTGTGGGGCGCTGGAGTCGGCACGGCGATGGGCACCTTCACCTCCTGCGCGGTCGGCGGTGGTTCGACGGCGAGTTGGCCGGTCGCAGTGAGCGCGGTCGCCAGCCACACGGGCAGCAGAGCCGGGCGGCGGACCGGGCCGATCGGCCGGTCCGCAGGTCGTCGTGGTGCCCCGTGCGGCGATGAGCCTGCCTTCGGCGCGCACGTCGAGCTGCCACCCCAGGCGGCGGCCGCGGTGGTCCCGCCGCCAGAGCTGTACCAGCGTGTCTTGGCCGGCGCCCGGAGCCACAGGTGGATCTCGAAGGTGCTGGTCATGCGGCTCGCTCCGCTTCCTGGCCGTCGGCAGGATCCGGACCGTTCCAGACCGGCCGGTACCGGTCCCGTACGTCCCAGCCGCGCCAGCGTTGGTCGAGGAGTTCGCCGGTGTCGGGGTCGAGGACGCCTTCGGGAACCAGAACAGGACGCGGCCGCTGGGGCCGGGCCCGGGTGTTGCGTTCGGCGATGTACCGCTGGTAGTTGGCGCGTTCGCGGGCGTGCCGCGCTCTGCGGCGCTCGCCGAAGCCCGCGGTGCCCTGCTGCTCGGCGGCCTCGGCGAGGACCTGGTCGTCGGGCTGGAGACGGGCCGGGCCGGCAAGGTCGGGGGCCAGGTAGTACAGGCCCTCGCACTCGCGGGCGAGGCCGTCGGCGACGAGTTTGTCCAGGCGGCGGCCGACGGTGGTGCGGTGCAGGCTGGTTGCCCGCTGCAGCTGGGCGGGCGCGAGTCCTTCCGTGACGTCGAGGCACGCCAGGATGCGGGCGCCGCTGGTGCCGTGGCCATAGTGGTGGAAGGCGTCGTGGGCCATCACCGAGGCGAGTGCGGCGGTGTCGGTGAAGGTGTGCGGATCCGGGACAGTTGCCAGCTCCCCGGGAGTGGGGGGCAGAAAGTGTCCCGGAGCTGCACGAGCGAGGAGCTCCGGGACGTGGTCGGGGATCTTCAGCCGCCACCTCGAGCCGTGGTTCTTGCCGGTGCCGGCCTCCATCAGCTGAAGCCACCCGGCTTCGACGAGCCGCTTGTCGCTGGCCTCGGCGGTCGACTTCGCGCAGCCCATCCGCTCCGCGTGCGGGCGCAGCGCGGTGGTGTGCTCCAGGCCGCCGGCCCGCTCGCACAGCGTCAACCGTGCGGCGAGGTTCTTCTGGTCGACCGCTCCCCCGCCGCGGGACGGCCAGGCGAGGTGTTCCACGGCATGGCGGACCTTGGTGATCTGTTCCAGGGCGTCCGGACGGCCGGTGATCGTGCCGTTGCGGCCGGCGAACTCGCGGGCCTTGTCCAGCATCGCGGTGAGCTTGTTCTCCGCGTACTGGGCGCCCTTGCGCTCGCGGAGCCTGCGCGCCCACCAGCCGCCCCGGGTCGGCGTGTAGATGAGGGCCTGGTGGAAGTCGGCGGGCGTCCATTCGCGGCCCGGCTGTGAGCACGCGAGCGCGAGCGCCATGGTGAGCCGGTAGCCGGAGTCTGGATCGTCCCGGCCGGCGTAGCGCCCCTCGACGTCACCCTCCAGCAGCAGCCGGCGGGAGCGTCGGCTGAGCGGGCGCCGCTCCCACACCGGCACCGCCGGAGTACGGCCGGCCCGGGGAAGAGTCCTGGTGTTCATGGCATCTCCCCAGGTGGCAGGGGGGACACCACATCCCGCAGCACCCGCACCTGCCGGCGGCCCGGTGGCGCGGACGAGGACGGCCGCGGGCCGCCGTACGGCGCCGAGACCGTGGTGATGGCG
Protein-coding regions in this window:
- a CDS encoding serine/threonine-protein kinase, translated to MEDVRELLAEYGQVHSDELPAQDRYRLLVEVVAALIRRTDPDATLAHRSPDEPAVFFELAGRDYAITVSAAAGDDAPEAARDAVRARERDLGPGVRWILICARVTGQEMDDAVSSALSTQGVLLDRDHLEAAVCDLVSLASLIRAAFRPPRPPHTLLHELLLEQPPEQAPVLALAARPAGAASVPSRPAAGIDLSVVMAGESWPLRPTGLAWESANRALITTETGLAEVDLQRGGTRWRLPLPGVHGDAAVLPDGTVWVLCGPAVVRWREGVLQAAGGGFEANANLLLGPDASVWVLSGSGATLGAGTGSTLALTRLAQQVGDQQRFSLDFDASVRSAAWLGERRFLLAAGGHSAVVDLAVSTSARGRESWMLTPVSYPGHLAYSGGGTVLVAGRSGSGVGVEVHALDAAGRTSDVVAEVQLGDVHGLLQSPAGGPAYLLGSLPTNDVNAVHPVLMKITGHVPANAPTAGDLAPPPAADPYDAVRRQARGVKKDYALQKFPLPDGQGGMGIVHEAVHKETGTVVAFKKPRSLRENLTARMLREIEVAQKLGANRHVMPVLDSSPRAEWFVMPMAQNTAEGLQPELQRDEAQLRALVDAVASALADAHRLDYLHRDIKPANILLLDGRWVLGDWGIVRRPRGQTTNPKRTGTTIGTVEFGAPELSVDPHNATPASDIYSLGKVIGWLLTGLPPEVNVPLLPAGPWRGVVRRCTYRDPLQRPQTIADFLDLVEQETAPQIDLPVARAHQVLAAAQEGDTDAARRLLALAADHGDDYELYLDVLPGLDMDTAAPLLLDHPEQTRTLVEAMTAHVRGDGTGWPHWNESKRAIAWLRGVARHAAEAEQWDLLEEAARGMCTWDEASNEFDQQIATRDWLRRLHGQAARILAGVLHEHPGSARYYYELAGERAVDMAIRNAVNPSTSN
- a CDS encoding RNase adapter RapZ, with translation MTSDLMGSQSPHALIQTVIISYGEGHHDAPRGDALRVDARPLRNPPEDPAMRDRMLHSTGLDPEVRAYVLSSPGAERLIDRSTRRALALLGQARTGRRVDLHVVCGGGRHRSVAVAEEVAERLRAAGYGVETEHPHIARPILRWHPQLTEHELAALRLLASGQHHLEVAEDLRVRPETAGRLLHRAQIHLRARTLYEAVAQGCALGIIDPEPPGYPHRRSAPPAP